In the Pristiophorus japonicus isolate sPriJap1 chromosome 5, sPriJap1.hap1, whole genome shotgun sequence genome, one interval contains:
- the LOC139264162 gene encoding small ribosomal subunit protein eS25-like: MVSVLCGKAASQSTKRPHRVALTHFKKWSKGKVKDKLNNLILFDKATYDKLLKEVPNCKLTTPAVVSERLKIQGSLARAAVQELLSKGMIKLVCKHRAQVIYTRNTKGGDAPAAGDEA, encoded by the coding sequence ATGGTGTCAGTGCTATGCGGCAAGGCCGCATCGCAGAGCACTAAGCGGCCTCACCGCGTAGCACTGACGCATTTCAAGAAGTGGTCAAAAGGAAAAGTAAAAGACAAGCTGAACAATTTGATCCTGTTTGACAAAGCAACATATGACAAACTGTTGAAAGAGGTGCCCAACTGCAAGCTCACCACACCTGCAGTCGTCTCTGAAAGACTAAAGATCCAAGGTTCTCTGGCCAGGGCTGCCGTCCAGGAGCTGCTTTCAAAAGGTATGATCAAGCTGGTGTGCAAACACAGAGCACAGGTTATCTACACACGAAACACCAAAGGAGGGGATGCACCTGCTGCTGGCGATGAGGCATAA